The following are encoded together in the Bactrocera neohumeralis isolate Rockhampton chromosome 6, APGP_CSIRO_Bneo_wtdbg2-racon-allhic-juicebox.fasta_v2, whole genome shotgun sequence genome:
- the LOC126762273 gene encoding rho GTPase-activating protein 20 isoform X5 → MSSWARRAADISSVVTSCGHPGASAPEYTYRLEKVKFGVPLEEVCKNNENIPGPLLVLILKLNKESPNRRDVFRAPGHQGAMKKLIHFLQSGRLVNVDNYSVYTIASVLKKFLRKIPNGIFGRTGEKELFDIIELENESEQTDRLHRLFTSLPKYTQRLLVLLFGTFRVIASNATQASTGMTSEALGVSVAPSFFQSCVSDGKTARMEDVLKFKVATKIMKQIIDKFATHDLFGRENYEYYARVTGRILKVQDEWICSFQYPPPPRGKLAQQKYALQHSLEAEKTWLQCQCERWGLRP, encoded by the exons atgtccaGCTGGGCGCGACGTGCGGCAGATATTAGTAGTGTTGTCACTTCTTGTGGGCATCCCGGCGCCTCTGCGCCAGAGTATACTTATAGATTGGAGAAAGTTAAGTTTGGTGTACCACTTGAGGAAGTTtgtaaaaacaatgaaaacattCCAGGACCACTCTTGGTTCTtatacttaaattaaataaagaatcaCCAAATAGAAGAGACGTTTTTCGTGCCCCTGGACACCAGGGAGCTATGAAAAAGTTAATACATTTTCTGCAGTCGGGTCGTTTAGTGAATGTCGACAACTATTCAGTTTATACGATTGCAAGTGTGCTAAAgaaatttctacgaaaaatACCAAATGGTATCTTTGGGCGAACGGGTGAAAAAGAATTATTTGACATTATAGAGTTGGAGAATGAGTCGGAGCAGACGGATCGCTTGCATAG attATTTACATCACTGCCGAAATACACTCAACGTTTACTAGTTTTACTCTTTGGTACATTCCGTGTTATTGCCAGCAATGCAACACAGGCCAGTACAGGCATGACCAGCGAAGCCCTGGGAGTTTCAGTGGCACCAAGTTTCTTTCAATCCTGCGTTAGTGATGGGAAAACAGCACGTATGGAAGATGTGCTTAAATTCAAG gTGGCTACAAAAATTATGAAGCAAATAATCGATAAATTTGCCACACATGACTTATTTGGACGTGAAAATTATGAATACTATGCGCGAGTTACTGGACGCATACTCAAAGTACAGGACGAATGGATTTGTAGTTTTCAGTATCCACCTCCACCACGTGGTAAATTGGCACAGCAAAAGTATGCAC TACAACACTCCCTTGAGGCAGAAAAGACATGGTTACAGTGCCAGTGCGAGCGGTGGGGTTTGC
- the LOC126762273 gene encoding uncharacterized protein LOC126762273 isoform X3, translating to MSSWARRAADISSVVTSCGHPGASAPEYTYRLEKVKFGVPLEEVCKNNENIPGPLLVLILKLNKESPNRRDVFRAPGHQGAMKKLIHFLQSGRLVNVDNYSVYTIASVLKKFLRKIPNGIFGRTGEKELFDIIELENESEQTDRLHRLFTSLPKYTQRLLVLLFGTFRVIASNATQASTGMTSEALGVSVAPSFFQSCVSDGKTARMEDVLKFKVATKIMKQIIDKFATHDLFGRENYEYYARVTGRILKVQDEWICSFQYPPPPRGKLAQQKYALQHSLEAEKTWLQCQCERWGLLAQEESRSTPALLTSSSSALDNSVLSLGVTPEHSFIESCARLSVSLEGPSLFAMTSSPIPKRNIPDLQRDTDNDADVDEENFGDEDADANDGGEVGDFAAELEINNDEDFENNPKANFPSRMAVQSGLHRAVAARGNNRHVMPSNAALNTTYTVSIDNDDVVDSNDDDGDDEVTVVRRRYRQNKKKILTQTRMQHQRRLRAGSKSLDGGDRSSQTPLNNETNENRNKMKNNKIQSTTTTQISSGTSGGIKATTRTCSRCNRGIRHSSSCSSASGGGAGSVGNGGGMTMEELRAVNRYAESTKSLSYLPQLATSV from the exons atgtccaGCTGGGCGCGACGTGCGGCAGATATTAGTAGTGTTGTCACTTCTTGTGGGCATCCCGGCGCCTCTGCGCCAGAGTATACTTATAGATTGGAGAAAGTTAAGTTTGGTGTACCACTTGAGGAAGTTtgtaaaaacaatgaaaacattCCAGGACCACTCTTGGTTCTtatacttaaattaaataaagaatcaCCAAATAGAAGAGACGTTTTTCGTGCCCCTGGACACCAGGGAGCTATGAAAAAGTTAATACATTTTCTGCAGTCGGGTCGTTTAGTGAATGTCGACAACTATTCAGTTTATACGATTGCAAGTGTGCTAAAgaaatttctacgaaaaatACCAAATGGTATCTTTGGGCGAACGGGTGAAAAAGAATTATTTGACATTATAGAGTTGGAGAATGAGTCGGAGCAGACGGATCGCTTGCATAG attATTTACATCACTGCCGAAATACACTCAACGTTTACTAGTTTTACTCTTTGGTACATTCCGTGTTATTGCCAGCAATGCAACACAGGCCAGTACAGGCATGACCAGCGAAGCCCTGGGAGTTTCAGTGGCACCAAGTTTCTTTCAATCCTGCGTTAGTGATGGGAAAACAGCACGTATGGAAGATGTGCTTAAATTCAAG gTGGCTACAAAAATTATGAAGCAAATAATCGATAAATTTGCCACACATGACTTATTTGGACGTGAAAATTATGAATACTATGCGCGAGTTACTGGACGCATACTCAAAGTACAGGACGAATGGATTTGTAGTTTTCAGTATCCACCTCCACCACGTGGTAAATTGGCACAGCAAAAGTATGCAC TACAACACTCCCTTGAGGCAGAAAAGACATGGTTACAGTGCCAGTGCGAGCGGTGGGGTTTGC TCGCTCAGGAAGAATCCCGCTCAACTCCTGCCTTGCTAACAAGCTCAAGCTCAGCTTTAGACAACAGTGTGCTTTCATTGGGCGTAACACCAGAACATTCGTTTATTGAATCATGTGCTCGCCTATCTGTCTCTTTAGAAGGACCAAGTCTGTTTGCGATGACATCATCGCCCATACCGAAGCGAAACATACCAGATTTGCAACGCGACACCGACAATGATGCTGACGTCGACGAGGAGAACTTCGGCGACGAAGATGCAGATGCCAACGACGGCGGCGAAGTAGGAGACTTTGCCGCTGAACTCGAAATAAATAACGACGAAGATTTCGAAAACAATCCGAAAGCCAACTTTCCATCACGCATGGCCGTGCAAAGTGGCTTACATAGAGCAGTAGCTGCCAGAGGCAATAACCGCCATGTAATGCCTAGCAACGCTGCCCTGAATACCACTTACACTGTCAGTATTGACAATGACGATGTTGTGGATTCTAATGATGACGATGGCGATGACGAAGTGACGGTTGTAAGACGTCGCTATcgtcaaaataaaaagaaaatactaacTCAAACTAGAATGCAACATCAGCGACGTTTGCGAGCCGGCTCTAAGAGCCTTGATGGCGGCGATCGCTCCTCACAAACGCCTCTGAATAATGAGACAAAcgaaaatagaaacaaaatgaagaacaacaaaatacaGAGCACCACGACAACACAAATTAGCAGCGGAACTAGTGGTGGCATTAAAGCAACTACACGTACTTGCAGTCGTTGTAATCGCGGTATACGTCACTCGTCCTCTTGTTCCTCAGCTTCTGGAGGAGGTGCTGGCAGCGTAGGAAATGGCGGTGGTATGACTATGGAAGAATTACGCGCTGTCAATCGCTATGCCGAGAGTACAAAGAGTCTTTCTTATTTGCCACAG